A single genomic interval of Lathyrus oleraceus cultivar Zhongwan6 chromosome 7, CAAS_Psat_ZW6_1.0, whole genome shotgun sequence harbors:
- the LOC127101040 gene encoding IAA-alanine resistance protein 1 has translation MAMALSSSSRRRKRVESSLLVFLCLFLCSFLDLVTAHQGHSHSESNIHHHHCGGGDGHHHHHHHHHDHDDHDHDHDHGHVRQSMLPEELAEEEDMKLYGFGLPHHDLHFTGSTELSGLGLWLNALGCSFLVSMASLICLILLPVIFIQGKPSKAVVDSLALFGAGAMLGDAFLHQLPHAFGGEHSHSHSDHADHDHGHDASSGHGHSHSLADLSTGMSILAGIVLFLLVEKLVRYVEENSGGANSWGHGHHHHNHNSKKKLEDDNNSDVNNQSQSIKTKKERLVDEGKEDNQVSHDSLKGDKLAQTESSLRKRIGSNTTKDDSLNDNAEDSSTDNIKPSIVKEPVRPASSLVFGYLNLFSDGVHNFTDGIALGSAFMLHGSVGGWSRTLFLLAHEIPQEVGDFGILIRSGFSIPKALFFNFLSALVALAGTALALVWGKDPGQSSLIEGFTAGGFIYIAIAGVLAEMNNNGKTTFRSTAVHIISLTMGMAVALGISLIE, from the exons ATGGCAATGGCATTGAGTAGTAGTAGTAGAAGAAGAAAGAGAGTTGAATCGTCGTTACTCGTTTTCTTGTGTTTGTTTCTATGCTCCTTTTTGGATCTGGTAACTGCACATCAAGGTCACTCTCATTCTGAATCTaatattcatcatcatcactgtGGCGGTGGAGATGgtcatcaccatcatcatcaccatcaccaTGATCATGATGATCATGACCATGATCATGATCATGGCCATGTTCGCCAGTCGATGCTTCCGGAGGAGTTAGCGGAAGAGGAGGATATGAAACTCTACGGGTTTGGTTTACCACATCACGACCTTCACTTTACTGGCTCCACTGAATTATCGGGTTTAG GTCTTTGGTTGAATGCATTGGGCTGTTCATTTCTGGTTAGCATGGCTTCCCTGATTTGCCTCATTTTGCTGCCTGTAATTTTTA TTCAAGGGAAACCATCAAAGGCGGTTGTCGATTCATTGGCTTTATTTGGG GCAGGAGCTATGTTGGGGGATGCTTTTCTTCACCAACTACCACACGCTTTTG GTGGTGAACATTCCCATTCTCACAGCGACCATGCAGACCATGACCATGGCCATGATGCTAGTTCTGGACATGGACATTCACATTCCTTAGCTGATCTTTCTACAGGAATGTCAATCCTAG CTGGAATTGTACTCTTTCTTCTTGTGGAGAAGCTAGTGAGGTATGTCGAAGAAAACTCAGGAGGAGCTAATTCGTGGGGGCATGGACACCACCACCATAACCACAACAGCAAGAAAAAATTGGAAGATGATAATAATTCTGATGTCAACAATCAGTCACAGTCTATCAAAACAAAGAAAGAGAGATTGGTAGATGAGGGGAAAGAAGACAATCAGGTATCACATGACTCATTGAAGGGAGATAAGCTAGCTCAAACTGAATCTTCTCTTAGAAAG AGAATTGGAAGCAATACAACCAAAGATGATAGTCTCAATGATAATGCTGAAGATAGCTCCACTGATAATATCAAACCTTCAATTGTTAAAGAACCAGTTAGACCAGCAAGTAGTCTTGTGTTTGGCTATCTCAATCTTTTCTCTGATGGAGTT CATAATTTCACTGATGGAATTGCATTAGGAAGTGCATTCATGCTTCATGGATCAGTTGGTGGCTGGTCTAGAACTCTGTTTTTGTTGGCACATGAAATTCCTCAAGAG GTTGGTGATTTTGGTATTTTGATAAGATCTGGTTTCAGCATACCAAAAGCTTTGTTCTTCAACTTTTTATCAGCACTTGTGGCACTCGCAGGCACTGCATTG GCTCTGGTTTGGGGGAAAGATCCTGGGCAGTCATCTCTGATTGAG GGATTTACAGCAGGTGGATTTATATACATAGCCATTGCAGGAGTGCTTGCAGAAATGAATAACAATGGCAAGACGACGTTTAGAAGTACAGCCGTCCATATAATCTCACTGACAATGGGCATGGCTGTTGCCCTTGGCATTTCCCTTATAGAATGA
- the LOC127101042 gene encoding uncharacterized protein LOC127101042 isoform X2, with product MGFSCGVHFEMEFSLIDESIATTQSSIIMEVYHHPHLRVDNTDFFPVEHPLEPPDEDRPVKCPMPESSVISDERMHEKRKTESIRKREEISGAGRRTAATDTGAPARGVRKRHHTLTHGSGGDIVMTPLMRMPSLPPLQSQNITIFQVLQQLDKFES from the exons ATGGGATTTTCATGTGGGGTTCACTTT GAGATGGAGTTTTCCTTAATAGATGAGAGTATTGCAACTACACAGAGCAGTATCATCATGGAAGTGTACCATCATCCTCATCTGAGGGTTGATAACACAGATTTCTTCCCAGTGGAGCACCCTTTAGAACCACCCGATGAAGATCGTCCTGTGAAATGTCCAATGCCTGAATCTTCAGTCATTAGT GATGAAAGGATGCATGAAAAGAGGAAAACAGAAAGCATTAGAAAGAGAGAGGAGATATCTGGGGCAGGACGAAGAACAGCTGCCACGGACACGGGAGCCCCGGCTCGAGGGGTACGAAAGAGGCATCACACTCTCACTCATGGATCTGGAGGAGACATTGTGATGACTCCATTGATGAGAATGCCAAGTCTCCCTCCCCTACAATCCCAGAATATCACTATCTTTCAAGTGCTTCAGCAATTGGACAAGTTTGAGTCTTAA
- the LOC127101042 gene encoding uncharacterized protein LOC127101042 isoform X1, with the protein MGFSCGVHFEEKEMEFSLIDESIATTQSSIIMEVYHHPHLRVDNTDFFPVEHPLEPPDEDRPVKCPMPESSVISDERMHEKRKTESIRKREEISGAGRRTAATDTGAPARGVRKRHHTLTHGSGGDIVMTPLMRMPSLPPLQSQNITIFQVLQQLDKFES; encoded by the exons ATGGGATTTTCATGTGGGGTTCACTTT GAAGAAAAGGAGATGGAGTTTTCCTTAATAGATGAGAGTATTGCAACTACACAGAGCAGTATCATCATGGAAGTGTACCATCATCCTCATCTGAGGGTTGATAACACAGATTTCTTCCCAGTGGAGCACCCTTTAGAACCACCCGATGAAGATCGTCCTGTGAAATGTCCAATGCCTGAATCTTCAGTCATTAGT GATGAAAGGATGCATGAAAAGAGGAAAACAGAAAGCATTAGAAAGAGAGAGGAGATATCTGGGGCAGGACGAAGAACAGCTGCCACGGACACGGGAGCCCCGGCTCGAGGGGTACGAAAGAGGCATCACACTCTCACTCATGGATCTGGAGGAGACATTGTGATGACTCCATTGATGAGAATGCCAAGTCTCCCTCCCCTACAATCCCAGAATATCACTATCTTTCAAGTGCTTCAGCAATTGGACAAGTTTGAGTCTTAA